CGGGCCTTGCCTACGCTGAATATCGAGAAAAAACTGCTGGAACGTGAGCAAGTGGATTATCAGGGCCAGCATCCTATTTATAAGGTGCCACTGGTGGACCGCAGCCTGGGTGGTTACGGCCTGGAATGGCGCAGTGAAATTCCGGTGCAGGTGCGCGCGGGCGAACTGCTCGGCCTGCGCGAATACGGCCGCAATAAATGGTCGATTGGCGTGGTGCGCTGGGCCCATCAAATCAAAGGGGCAACGCAATTGGGTATCCAGATCCTGGCGCCCCAGGCCGTGCCCGTTGGCATTGCGATAGTGCATAAAACCGGTGGCTTCTCCGAATACCTGCGCGCCCTGCAAATTCCGGAATTGCGCGCTGTTAACCAACCGGCGAGTTTGATTACCAATGCCGTGTCCTTCCATGAGTACAACAAGGCGCGCCTCTACTGCCAACCGACGCCGGGTGTCTCCTATAGCGGCGATAAATCCATCCAGCTGACCCAGCGTTTGTTTGCTACCGGCGCTTTTAGCCAGTTTGGTTTCCGTGAACTCATGCCAACGGCTGGCGAATCCCCCGCTAAGGATGATTTCAACTCGGTATGGGAATAGCTCGTTATGAAAATAATAGGCTGAGGCTGTAATAGCGTGTAGTTGCCCCGGTCAATGTAAAAGCGCATGATTTTTTGGCAAAAAATCAAAAGGCTCGACCAGCTCGCATAAACCGATGATAAGGTTGAGCCAGTCGATGATTTAAGTAATATAGCCACAGGGTAACGCCGGTCGACGCAAGTAATTCGCGACACATGGTAGGGTTTTTCGACTTATCGGCACAAATTTGTCACATCACATTAAAAATGCACTGCCGAACGCAGTAAAGCCGCCTGATCCAACCTGCGCGCCGGATAAAACGCGCTATAGTCAGAGTCAGGCCGCGCGGCCAGTTCGCCAGACAATAGAATGGACATATGACTAGTTACGATACGATTCGACTGCTTATTCTGAACAACCAGCGTTCAGAGGCAGAGCGCCTTATAAGTATGCTGCACGCCTCCGGTCACCCCTGCCGTGCACAACACGTTGACAGCGAAGAAGCGCTGGTCAAACTGCTGCAAGAACAGAGTTGGGATCTGTTGATTGGCAACATGGATACCACCACGCCAACACCTGCCATAGCCATCAAACAAATCCGCCGCCTCAATAAAGATGTTCCCGTCATACTGCTCTATGAAATCGATGAAGATGAAAGCCCCTTTGCGGTAGTAGAAGGTTTGCGCCTGGGTGCTGCCGATGTCATCAATCTGGATGACGATCAACACCTGCTATTGGTTATTGACCGTGAATTGCAAAACCGCGAACAGCGTCAGGCGCGCCGCAATACTGACCGTCGCTTTCGCGAGGCCGAGCGCCGCAGTCAACAATTATTGGACAGCTCCCGCGATGCTATCGCCTTTATTCAGGATGGTCTCTACCTCTATGCCAATGAATCTTTTGCCGAGTTATTTGGCTATGAAGCGCGCGATGCGATTGAAGCTATGCCGATCATGGACATGGTGGCTCGTGGCGATCAGGCGCGCCTGAAAAACTTCCTCAAGGATTTTGTGTTCAAGGGCGATGACGCAGAATCCAGCAGCGTGTCCTTTACCGGTTTAAAAGAGGACGGCAGCGAAACCCATATCGACCTGGAAGTATCACTGGTCACCTACGACGAAGAACCCTGCATCCAGTTCCTTGCGCGCGCCGCGACAGCGACCATAGTGCAAACCAACAACGAAGAGTTGGAAGCGCAGCTCAAACAAATCAAATGGCAGGATGTAGTCACCGGTGTATACAACCGCCAATACTTGCTCAATAACCTTGAACACATCATCGACAATGTCGACGAAAAACAGCATTCCTGCCTGATGTATATCGAGCTGGATCATTTCAGCGAACAGATTAAAAACAGTTTCGGGGTTGCCGGTGCCGATTTGGCATTGGTTGACATAGCCACCCTGCTGCGCAGCAAAGCCAATACCAGCGACACCATTGCCCGCTTGGGCGATTCCACCTTTGCCATCATCAGCCACAACCTGAAAGCGGACGCGGCGGTTAACCGCGCCCAGCAGCTATGCAAAGAT
The nucleotide sequence above comes from Cellvibrio sp. PSBB023. Encoded proteins:
- a CDS encoding EAL domain-containing protein; the encoded protein is MTSYDTIRLLILNNQRSEAERLISMLHASGHPCRAQHVDSEEALVKLLQEQSWDLLIGNMDTTTPTPAIAIKQIRRLNKDVPVILLYEIDEDESPFAVVEGLRLGAADVINLDDDQHLLLVIDRELQNREQRQARRNTDRRFREAERRSQQLLDSSRDAIAFIQDGLYLYANESFAELFGYEARDAIEAMPIMDMVARGDQARLKNFLKDFVFKGDDAESSSVSFTGLKEDGSETHIDLEVSLVTYDEEPCIQFLARAATATIVQTNNEELEAQLKQIKWQDVVTGVYNRQYLLNNLEHIIDNVDEKQHSCLMYIELDHFSEQIKNSFGVAGADLALVDIATLLRSKANTSDTIARLGDSTFAIISHNLKADAAVNRAQQLCKDLEGHIIEIDHKTLQVTCSIGISLINETSTSTNTVIEQARQAMEKVRAKNGNSAMLFEPEAPSGEIKIDINNVLQQALANDRFRLLFQPIISLRGSDEEYYEVYLRMLDESGTEISPNLFFEAASNISACTKIDRWVILESIKMLSQHRAKGNKTKLILNISRQSLCDESLIPWLGVAFKAAKLSPDSVVFQAREIDVTNHLNAAKHFADGVKKLNTHFSISNFGCSLNPFNTLSHVPASMIKVDGSFTSDIQNNNESPETLIQLIEKLNQESKITLVPFVENASVLSTLWQAGAHYIQGHYLQEPTQGMNYDFNMES